Proteins encoded within one genomic window of Carassius auratus strain Wakin unplaced genomic scaffold, ASM336829v1 scaf_tig00215630, whole genome shotgun sequence:
- the LOC113095175 gene encoding LOW QUALITY PROTEIN: uncharacterized protein LOC113095175 (The sequence of the model RefSeq protein was modified relative to this genomic sequence to represent the inferred CDS: substituted 1 base at 1 genomic stop codon), which yields MYYPILXTQSRNPPFSYRVPAFQHAASQQYPDNAVPVSQPLMTQNKQNKPMYQPQQQQNVTHRTQNMGHMRLVDLHRRNAFPVAGPQPVVPVSSLRLTNTFHPSTFPATSEVQLPSVVAVPPSGEAISVTGGSHPNNGALSGRIANERVLCDHILPAEASTGLLDSDHGPFISAVVPDPNHKGLLPASPQLCSDTVNTKTDMYPKNKSLLQICILYHANALFNEIRHSCISVLGRDRAKLGLGLPPSGAVLELGRPPKPMR from the exons ATGTATTATCCAATTCTTTGAACACAATCAAGGAACCCACCA TTCTCCTATAGAGTGCCTGCTTTCCAGCATGCAGCATCTCAACAATACCCTGATAATGCAGTTCCAGTTTCACAGCCATtaatgacacaaaataaacaaaacaagccTATGTACCAGCCTCAGCAACAGCAG AATGtcacacacagaacacagaacATGGGACATATGCGTCTTGTTGACTTGCACAGACGCAATGCTTTTCCTGTAGCTGGACCCCAACCTGTTGTACCTGTTAGCTCTTTAAGACTGACCAATACCTTCCACCCCAGCACCTTTCCGGCAACTTCTGAAGTTCAGCTACCCAGCGTTGTAGCTGTACCACCCAGTGGGGAGGCCATCTCTGTGACTGGTGGATCCCATCCAAATAATGGAGCACTGTCGGGTAGGATTGCTAACGAGCGAGTGCTGTGTGATCACATCCTGCCTGCTGAAGCCAGCACTGGACTTTTGGATTCAGATCATGGGCCTTTCATTTCAGCAGTTGTGCCTGATCCCAATCACA AAGGACTTCTTCCAGCATCCCCACAACTGTGTTCTGATACTGTCAACACTAAAACTGATATGTACCCCAAAAACAAATCTTTACTGCAAATATGCATCTTATATCATGCTAATGCTCTATTCAATGAGATAAGGCATTCCTG CATCTCAGTGCTCggacgggacagagcaaagctagggctgggtctgcctccttcAGGAGCAGTACTT GAACTTGGCAGGCCACCAAAGCCAATGAGATGA
- the LOC113095186 gene encoding LOW QUALITY PROTEIN: uncharacterized protein LOC113095186 (The sequence of the model RefSeq protein was modified relative to this genomic sequence to represent the inferred CDS: deleted 1 base in 1 codon), translating to MRTLFLLTFVIGVAYCAPQLMYYELEYKPVLAPQALPAAAAAPRPSEVEILLAAQQAAAGDPAQPVRGFIKHEIPQPGGRESIEVLYPFGFPQAAPAAPLPVPAAPAAPVVPAVPAIPAAPAAPAPVPKDDDDDHDD from the exons ATGAGAACCCTCTTTTTGCTGACATTTGTCATTGGAGTGGCCTACTGCGCTCCG CAATTGATGTATTATGAGCTAGAGTACAAACCTGTCCTGGCTCCACAG GCTCTTCCTGCGGCTGCCGCTGCACCTAGACCTTCTGAAGTCGAAATT ctCTTGGCAGCTCAGCAGGCTGCAGCTGGAGATCCT GCTCAACCTGTCCGTGGCTTCATTAAGCATGAGATTCCCCAGCCCGGAGGCAGAGAAAGCATTGAAGTT CTGTACCCATTCGGCTTTCCTCAAGCTGCTCCAGCTGCTCCGCTG CCTGTTCCTGCTGCTCCAGCTGCTCCAGTTGTTCCAGCTGTTCCTGCTATTCCTGCTGCCCCTGCTGCCCCA GCCCCTGTTCCAAAGGACGATGATGATGATCATGATGACTAA